One part of the Mangrovibacillus cuniculi genome encodes these proteins:
- the ftsE gene encoding cell division ATP-binding protein FtsE gives MIEMQDVHKKYSNGVTAASGINVTIKQGEFVYVVGPSGAGKSTFIKMMYRAERPTQGTIMVSGMNLSKLKNNRIPYLRRQLGVVFQDFKLLTRLTVYENVAFALEVIEESPSTIQRKVMETLDLVGLKHKARMFPDELSGGEQQRVSIARSIVNTPKVLIADEPTGNLDPETSWEIMNILEEINTRGTTVIMATHNREIVNTIKHRVIAIEHGRIVRDEQRGEYGYEN, from the coding sequence ATGATCGAAATGCAGGATGTACACAAAAAGTACTCCAATGGCGTAACGGCAGCAAGTGGAATTAACGTTACGATTAAACAGGGAGAGTTTGTGTATGTAGTAGGGCCGAGTGGTGCAGGGAAGTCCACTTTTATTAAAATGATGTATCGTGCCGAGAGACCTACACAAGGAACGATTATGGTTTCTGGAATGAATTTAAGCAAATTAAAAAATAATCGAATCCCTTATTTAAGAAGACAACTAGGCGTAGTATTCCAAGATTTTAAATTACTTACTAGATTAACAGTTTATGAAAACGTTGCATTTGCTTTAGAAGTAATAGAAGAAAGCCCAAGTACTATTCAAAGAAAAGTAATGGAAACGCTCGATTTAGTTGGATTAAAGCATAAAGCTCGTATGTTCCCGGATGAATTGTCTGGTGGAGAACAACAACGTGTATCTATTGCTAGATCAATTGTAAATACACCAAAAGTTTTAATAGCAGATGAGCCTACAGGAAACCTTGATCCTGAGACATCATGGGAAATCATGAACATCTTAGAAGAAATTAATACTCGTGGGACAACTGTCATCATGGCAACGCATAATAGAGAGATTGTGAACACGATTAAACACCGAGTAATAGCAATTGAACATGGTCGTATTGTCCGCGATGAACAGCGAGGGGAGTACGGTTATGAAAATTAG
- a CDS encoding murein hydrolase activator EnvC family protein → MKRKQWLSAILAATLVISSAVCANNVVQANSLSELEKQQKKLDQKRQGIESDINKKESELKENEKNQAEAEAELKRLDLAIGDTDQKIREKREQIEKTRAEIEKLNKEIEALKIRIAERNELLKERVRSLQKSGGSVNYLDVIFGSKSFGDLISRMSAVSTLMSADQQILTEHEADQKSLQEKQVQVEEQLANLETLLAELETEMATLKKQEDEKNRLLRTLLQEQQNLEAAKLSLSEEQEIARAQAAANKKAIELEKTRIAEAQRRAEEERRKKSTNSSSNSVSNSGGSSSAPPVSSGNFTRPAEGALTSGYGPRWGDFHHGVDIAKSGSVPVVSAGDGVVIRSYYSNSYGNTIFIAHSVNGQVFTTVYAHLSSRQVSSGQTVSKGQQIGYMGNTGRSFGQHLHFEVHKGDWNGSKSNSVNPSSYVPL, encoded by the coding sequence ATGAAGCGGAAACAATGGTTATCAGCAATTCTAGCTGCAACACTAGTTATTAGTTCAGCTGTTTGTGCAAACAATGTTGTACAAGCAAATTCCTTGTCCGAACTAGAGAAGCAACAAAAAAAGTTAGATCAAAAGCGTCAAGGAATTGAAAGTGATATCAATAAAAAAGAGTCTGAGCTGAAAGAGAACGAAAAAAATCAGGCGGAAGCAGAAGCGGAATTAAAGCGCTTGGATTTAGCAATCGGTGATACCGATCAAAAGATAAGAGAAAAACGCGAGCAAATTGAAAAGACTCGTGCGGAAATCGAGAAGTTAAATAAAGAGATTGAAGCTCTGAAAATTCGTATTGCAGAGCGTAACGAGTTGCTAAAAGAACGTGTACGCTCTCTTCAGAAGTCTGGTGGTTCCGTTAACTATCTAGACGTAATTTTTGGATCGAAAAGCTTTGGTGATTTAATCTCTCGTATGTCTGCAGTCTCTACTTTGATGAGTGCTGATCAACAAATTCTTACAGAGCATGAAGCGGATCAAAAATCTCTTCAAGAAAAGCAAGTGCAAGTGGAAGAGCAACTTGCGAATTTAGAAACTCTTTTAGCCGAGTTAGAAACGGAAATGGCTACGTTAAAGAAACAAGAAGACGAGAAAAATAGATTACTACGTACACTTTTGCAAGAACAACAAAACTTAGAAGCAGCTAAGTTGAGTTTATCGGAAGAACAAGAAATCGCACGTGCACAAGCTGCTGCAAATAAGAAAGCAATTGAATTAGAGAAGACTAGAATTGCAGAAGCACAACGTCGTGCGGAGGAAGAACGTCGTAAAAAATCCACTAATTCTAGTTCAAACTCAGTTTCTAACTCAGGCGGAAGCTCTAGTGCCCCTCCTGTATCAAGTGGAAACTTCACAAGACCAGCGGAAGGTGCATTAACTTCTGGTTATGGTCCGCGTTGGGGTGATTTCCACCATGGTGTGGATATTGCAAAATCAGGTTCGGTACCTGTCGTTTCAGCTGGAGATGGAGTAGTCATTCGCTCATACTATTCAAATAGCTATGGAAACACTATCTTCATCGCTCACTCTGTTAATGGTCAAGTGTTTACAACTGTATATGCCCACCTTTCAAGCCGCCAAGTAAGTTCTGGACAAACGGTTTCTAAAGGTCAACAAATTGGATACATGGGTAACACTGGTCGCTCATTTGGACAACATTTACACTTTGAGGTGCACAAAGGAGACTGGAACGGATCGAAGTCGAACTCTGTAAACCCATCAAGCTATGTACCTTTATAA
- the cccB gene encoding cytochrome c551, which produces MRKYIKTFMFASFATVFLAACGSGGQSNNEASTQDGQTADTLYARKCANCHGGDLQGGFGPALDRIGEQLTKEEIVSVIENGQGGMPPKILQGEDADKVAQWLSEMK; this is translated from the coding sequence ATGAGAAAATATATAAAAACGTTCATGTTTGCTAGTTTTGCAACAGTATTTTTAGCTGCGTGTGGTAGTGGTGGTCAAAGTAATAACGAAGCTTCTACACAAGATGGCCAAACGGCTGATACACTTTACGCTAGAAAGTGTGCGAATTGTCATGGTGGAGATCTTCAAGGTGGATTTGGTCCAGCACTAGATCGCATTGGAGAGCAATTAACGAAAGAAGAAATAGTATCTGTTATCGAAAATGGACAAGGTGGAATGCCTCCGAAGATCTTGCAAGGTGAAGATGCGGATAAAGTAGCTCAATGGTTGAGTGAGATGAAGTAA
- the ftsX gene encoding permease-like cell division protein FtsX — MKIRTVGRHIRESFKSLARNGWMTFASVSAVMITLLLVGVFFVLMMNMAKVADDLENDVEIKAYIDLTVEKEGQEKLLNQISSLSLADSVEFSSKDEELDNLIQDLGQQYALFEQTNPLYDTFIVKAASPKDTGRLAVQIERIEGISSTEYGKTAVEPLFNFLEVSRNVGLALIVGLLFTAAFLISNTIKITIFARRREIEIMKLVGATNWFIRWPFVIEGFLLGVIGAIVPVLAVSVGYQYVYGLVSPKLQGNFIKILEVTPVAVQVSTLLFLMGGLIGVWGSTMSIRKFLRV, encoded by the coding sequence ATGAAAATTAGAACGGTTGGAAGACATATCAGAGAAAGTTTTAAGAGTTTAGCTCGTAATGGTTGGATGACATTTGCATCCGTTTCCGCAGTAATGATTACGCTACTTCTTGTGGGCGTGTTTTTTGTTCTAATGATGAACATGGCGAAAGTTGCTGATGATCTGGAAAACGATGTGGAGATCAAGGCATATATCGACTTGACGGTTGAGAAAGAAGGACAAGAGAAACTACTAAATCAAATTAGTTCTCTATCCTTAGCTGATTCCGTCGAATTTTCATCTAAAGATGAAGAATTAGATAACTTAATTCAAGATTTAGGTCAGCAATATGCACTTTTTGAACAAACAAATCCACTGTACGATACCTTTATTGTAAAGGCAGCTAGTCCAAAAGATACTGGAAGATTAGCAGTACAGATTGAACGTATAGAAGGAATCTCGAGCACAGAGTATGGAAAAACAGCTGTTGAACCTTTATTTAATTTCTTAGAAGTTAGTCGAAATGTCGGACTAGCATTGATTGTCGGGTTATTATTTACTGCTGCTTTCCTAATCTCAAACACTATTAAGATTACAATTTTCGCTCGACGAAGAGAAATTGAGATTATGAAATTAGTAGGAGCGACGAACTGGTTCATTCGCTGGCCATTTGTCATTGAAGGTTTTTTACTAGGAGTGATAGGAGCAATTGTTCCTGTATTGGCTGTATCAGTAGGATACCAATATGTTTATGGTTTAGTTTCGCCAAAATTACAAGGTAACTTTATTAAAATATTAGAGGTTACACCTGTAGCTGTCCAAGTGAGTACCTTATTATTCCTAATGGGTGGTCTGATTGGTGTATGGGGAAGTACGATGTCCATCCGTAAGTTTTTACGAGTGTAA
- a CDS encoding trans-sulfuration enzyme family protein: MRTSINFETSVAHTSFRQEDVNVSKSTPIYQTSVFRFSDLDELEGFYEGKSNYLYTRMGNPNSDELATAVAELEDAESGVATSSGISAILAGMLSVLKSGDHLVASEDLYGGTVQLLTGELSRFGIEVSYADFTNEHSIRAMMRSNTKMIYSESITNPFLRVENIEQMVRIAKEFNLVSMIDNTFATPYLVKPVEFGVDLVAHSGTKYIGGHSDVSIGVVVGRADLIAEARIRVVSLGANVSPFESWLTVRGLKTLALRMEKQTKNARSLADALAKNAVVHKVYYPNHVLPKGDGAMVTIELSEQVDVRNFFASLGWITIVPSLAGVETTVSYPIATSHRALSEEDQARLGINSHVIRISVGIEHIDDIIKQFEKAIQTSVNERN, encoded by the coding sequence TTGCGTACGTCTATAAACTTCGAAACATCCGTAGCACACACGTCTTTTCGACAAGAAGATGTGAATGTGAGTAAATCAACACCAATCTATCAAACGTCTGTCTTTCGCTTTTCTGATCTTGATGAATTAGAAGGTTTCTATGAAGGGAAATCCAATTATCTATACACGAGAATGGGGAATCCAAATTCTGATGAACTCGCGACAGCAGTAGCTGAGCTAGAGGATGCAGAAAGTGGAGTTGCTACATCTTCTGGCATTTCTGCAATTTTAGCAGGAATGTTGTCTGTACTAAAATCAGGTGATCATCTGGTGGCATCAGAAGATTTGTATGGTGGCACGGTGCAACTTTTAACAGGTGAATTATCTCGCTTTGGCATCGAAGTTTCCTATGCTGATTTCACAAACGAACACTCAATCCGAGCGATGATGAGAAGTAACACAAAAATGATTTATTCAGAATCCATTACAAACCCATTTTTACGTGTGGAAAATATTGAACAAATGGTGCGTATTGCGAAAGAATTTAATTTAGTATCCATGATTGATAATACATTTGCTACTCCATATTTAGTAAAGCCTGTAGAATTCGGTGTAGATTTAGTCGCACATAGCGGCACAAAATATATCGGTGGTCATAGTGACGTGTCCATTGGAGTAGTTGTTGGGCGTGCAGACCTTATTGCAGAAGCCAGAATTCGAGTGGTGTCATTGGGTGCGAACGTTAGTCCATTTGAATCATGGTTAACCGTAAGAGGACTAAAAACGTTAGCACTTCGTATGGAAAAACAAACAAAAAATGCACGATCTTTGGCAGATGCACTAGCAAAAAATGCGGTCGTTCATAAAGTATATTATCCAAACCACGTGCTTCCTAAAGGGGACGGGGCTATGGTGACCATTGAACTCTCCGAACAAGTGGATGTTCGAAACTTTTTTGCATCGCTAGGTTGGATTACGATCGTGCCGTCACTCGCGGGAGTGGAGACAACGGTTTCTTATCCAATTGCTACTTCACACAGAGCATTGTCTGAGGAAGATCAAGCGCGATTAGGTATCAACTCGCATGTTATCCGAATATCTGTCGGAATCGAACATATAGATGACATTATCAAGCAATTCGAGAAAGCTATTCAAACGAGTGTGAATGAAAGGAATTAA
- a CDS encoding methyl-accepting chemotaxis protein, which yields MKSIRMKLLGAFAIINVLIIALGVFTYFSVQSINSNSNDMVNTELPIFIADENLRFTVSQQMGLARGYILYQDDSYVKDFNDLTAESANLQKIILNISKSDRAKDLFEDIGTFQTMVVQDVFANIRTGNEELAAQKMKDEVQPFGREIMAKLNEYAKDRESSMLEAGNKVMTRSDILGTQTAIVVIVVVILTFVLASVISRRIANPINVAKERLQLVADGILPEEDLKVKSKDEVGQLVHSLNNMTTSLRGMVEDMKAIAVAVANRSDQVANNSIESREGSEQIAATMEQLSSGSQEQATSSQTLAEMMTVFTQVLQESVKEGHQTAENSREVVQLVRKGSEQMDASVEQMNEINENVNTAITVVKGLNAKTDNISQLVQVIEAISEQTNLLALNAAIEAARAGEHGKGFAVVAEEVRKLAEQVSFSVKDITGIISEVQHETKNMVTTLSEGYELVSSGKQAVEETGTTFSTIETRIEQMAEKVTELANSMNGMHHSTQDMTLAVDNIAAVSEEAAAGIEEATATTQQSHASMEQIASYADDLNKEVQQLNQLIGRFTIEEKE from the coding sequence ATGAAGAGTATTCGTATGAAACTATTAGGTGCGTTTGCTATTATCAATGTTTTAATAATTGCTTTAGGAGTTTTTACATACTTCTCTGTTCAATCAATTAATAGTAATAGTAACGATATGGTAAACACAGAGTTACCGATTTTTATCGCTGATGAGAATTTACGATTTACGGTATCACAGCAAATGGGTTTGGCACGAGGATACATACTTTATCAAGATGATAGTTATGTTAAAGATTTTAATGATTTAACAGCTGAAAGTGCTAACTTGCAAAAAATAATTTTAAATATTTCTAAGTCTGATCGAGCTAAAGATTTATTTGAAGATATTGGAACTTTTCAAACGATGGTCGTTCAAGATGTTTTTGCTAATATACGTACAGGTAATGAAGAATTAGCTGCACAGAAAATGAAAGACGAAGTCCAACCTTTTGGAAGAGAAATTATGGCGAAATTAAATGAGTATGCCAAAGATCGTGAATCTTCAATGTTAGAAGCGGGTAACAAGGTTATGACTCGAAGTGACATTCTTGGTACACAAACAGCAATCGTTGTGATTGTCGTTGTTATATTAACGTTTGTCTTAGCATCTGTGATTTCTAGAAGAATAGCAAATCCTATTAATGTAGCAAAAGAAAGACTTCAATTAGTTGCCGACGGAATTCTTCCAGAAGAAGATTTGAAAGTGAAATCAAAAGATGAAGTGGGTCAATTGGTTCACTCACTGAATAACATGACTACTAGTTTAAGAGGTATGGTAGAGGATATGAAAGCTATTGCCGTTGCTGTAGCAAATCGAAGTGATCAAGTGGCGAACAACTCTATTGAATCTCGTGAAGGCTCTGAGCAAATTGCTGCTACAATGGAGCAATTATCTAGTGGTTCTCAAGAGCAAGCGACGTCCAGTCAAACACTGGCTGAAATGATGACGGTATTTACGCAAGTTTTACAAGAGTCAGTAAAAGAAGGTCATCAAACAGCAGAGAATTCTAGAGAAGTAGTTCAACTTGTACGCAAAGGGTCTGAACAAATGGATGCTTCTGTTGAGCAGATGAATGAAATTAATGAAAATGTGAATACAGCCATTACGGTCGTAAAAGGTCTAAATGCAAAAACTGATAATATCAGTCAGTTAGTACAAGTGATTGAAGCAATTTCGGAGCAAACCAACTTACTAGCGCTTAACGCTGCAATTGAAGCAGCGCGTGCTGGTGAACATGGAAAAGGATTTGCGGTCGTTGCAGAAGAAGTTCGTAAGTTGGCAGAACAAGTTTCCTTCTCCGTTAAAGATATCACTGGTATTATTTCAGAAGTACAGCACGAAACCAAAAATATGGTGACAACTCTTTCTGAGGGATATGAATTAGTTTCTTCTGGTAAACAAGCGGTAGAGGAAACTGGCACTACGTTTAGTACAATTGAAACTCGAATTGAGCAAATGGCCGAAAAAGTAACGGAGCTAGCTAACAGCATGAACGGTATGCACCATTCTACTCAAGATATGACATTAGCAGTCGATAATATTGCTGCTGTAAGTGAAGAAGCTGCTGCAGGAATTGAAGAAGCAACAGCAACAACGCAGCAATCTCATGCATCTATGGAACAAATTGCATCTTATGCGGATGATTTAAACAAAGAGGTACAACAGCTGAATCAATTAATTGGTAGGTTTACTATCGAAGAGAAAGAATAA
- the secA gene encoding preprotein translocase subunit SecA produces the protein MLGLLNKVFDQNKRELKRLEKLADEIDALGPEMEALSDEELQAKTPELQQRYQNGESLDDMLVEAFAVVREAARRVLGMYPYHVQLMGGISLHDGNISEMKTGEGKTLTATMPVYLNAVSGKGVHVITVNEYLASRDAAEMGKLYEFLGLTVGLNLNSLSKEEKREAYAQDITYGTNNEFGFDYLRDNMVLYKEQMVQRPLHYAVIDEVDSILVDEARTPLIISGQAAKSTQLYVQANAFVRMLKREEDFTYDVETKGVQLTEDGITKVEKAFGIDNLFDISHVTLNHHIIQALKAHVTMQRDVDYVVQDGEIVIVDQFTGRLMKGRRYSDGLHQSIEAKEGVEIQNESMTMATITFQNYFRMYEKLSGMTGTAKTEEEEFRNIYNMRVIAIPTNKPIARDDRPDLIYASMDGKFKAVAEDIIERHKNGQPVLVGTVAIETSELISKYLTKKGVRHNVLNAKNHEREAEIILDAGQRGAVTIATNMAGRGTDIKLGEGVREIGGLAVIGTERHESRRIDNQLRGRSGRQGDPGVTQFYLSMEDELMRRFGSDNMKAMMSRLGMDDSQPIQSKMVTRAVESAQKRVEGNNFDARKRLLQYDDVLRQQREIVYTQRNEVLDSDNLREIVMKMITSSVERHVAAFTPATQEEEKWNLQGIVDYAHANLLPEGTVKAEDLRGKDSEEITQLLLEKVTAHYDQKEEELTEEQMREFEKVVLLRAVDTKWIDHIDAMDQLRQGIHLRAYGQNDPLREYQNEGFGMFENMISSIEDDATKYVLKAEIRNNLQRQEVAKGQAVHPKEGDEAKAPKKKPVRNGMEIGRNEPCPCGSGKKYKNCDCGL, from the coding sequence ATGCTAGGACTATTGAACAAAGTATTTGATCAGAACAAACGAGAACTAAAGCGTCTCGAAAAACTAGCGGATGAGATTGATGCACTAGGTCCAGAGATGGAAGCTTTATCCGACGAAGAATTACAAGCCAAGACACCAGAACTTCAACAGCGTTATCAAAACGGGGAATCCCTTGATGACATGCTAGTGGAAGCTTTCGCGGTAGTGCGTGAAGCGGCTCGTCGTGTACTTGGAATGTACCCTTACCACGTTCAGCTGATGGGTGGTATTTCTCTTCACGATGGAAACATTTCGGAGATGAAAACAGGGGAAGGTAAAACGTTAACGGCTACGATGCCAGTGTATCTTAACGCAGTAAGCGGAAAAGGTGTACATGTTATCACGGTCAACGAATACCTAGCAAGCCGTGATGCTGCAGAGATGGGGAAGTTGTATGAATTCTTAGGTCTTACTGTGGGCTTAAACTTGAACAGCTTATCAAAAGAAGAGAAACGTGAAGCATATGCACAAGACATTACGTACGGAACGAATAACGAATTCGGTTTCGACTACCTTCGTGACAACATGGTTCTGTACAAAGAGCAAATGGTGCAACGTCCTCTTCACTATGCCGTCATTGATGAGGTCGACTCTATCCTAGTCGATGAAGCTCGTACACCACTTATCATATCTGGACAAGCTGCGAAATCTACGCAACTATATGTTCAAGCAAATGCTTTTGTTCGTATGTTAAAGCGTGAGGAAGATTTCACGTATGATGTTGAAACAAAAGGCGTGCAGTTAACGGAAGATGGTATTACGAAAGTAGAAAAAGCGTTTGGTATTGATAATCTATTCGATATTTCTCACGTAACGTTAAACCACCATATTATTCAAGCGTTAAAAGCACATGTAACGATGCAACGTGATGTGGATTATGTAGTACAAGATGGCGAGATTGTGATCGTTGACCAATTTACTGGTCGTTTGATGAAAGGTCGTCGTTATAGCGATGGTTTACACCAATCAATCGAAGCAAAAGAAGGCGTAGAAATTCAAAACGAGTCCATGACAATGGCGACAATTACGTTCCAGAACTACTTCCGTATGTATGAAAAATTATCTGGTATGACAGGTACGGCGAAAACGGAAGAAGAGGAATTCCGCAATATTTACAACATGCGTGTTATTGCAATTCCGACGAACAAGCCAATCGCTCGTGATGACCGTCCAGATTTAATTTACGCTTCTATGGATGGTAAGTTTAAAGCGGTAGCGGAAGATATCATTGAGCGTCATAAGAATGGTCAACCAGTGTTGGTTGGTACAGTAGCGATTGAAACGTCTGAGTTAATTTCTAAGTATTTAACAAAAAAAGGCGTTCGACATAATGTATTAAATGCGAAAAACCATGAGCGTGAAGCAGAAATTATCCTAGATGCAGGTCAAAGAGGAGCGGTTACCATCGCGACAAACATGGCTGGTCGTGGTACGGATATTAAGCTTGGCGAAGGTGTTCGTGAAATCGGTGGACTAGCGGTAATTGGTACAGAGCGTCATGAATCCCGCCGTATTGATAATCAGCTGCGTGGACGTTCTGGACGTCAAGGAGATCCTGGTGTTACGCAATTCTATCTTTCCATGGAAGATGAATTGATGCGTCGTTTCGGATCAGACAACATGAAGGCAATGATGTCACGTCTTGGAATGGATGATTCGCAACCAATTCAATCGAAAATGGTTACGCGTGCTGTGGAATCAGCGCAAAAACGAGTGGAAGGTAACAACTTCGATGCTCGTAAACGTCTATTACAATATGATGATGTTCTTCGTCAGCAACGTGAAATTGTCTACACGCAACGTAACGAAGTGTTGGATTCCGACAACTTACGCGAAATCGTGATGAAGATGATTACATCAAGCGTGGAGCGCCATGTAGCTGCATTTACTCCTGCAACGCAAGAAGAGGAAAAATGGAACCTACAAGGAATTGTGGATTATGCACATGCTAATTTACTTCCTGAAGGTACAGTAAAAGCAGAAGATCTACGTGGAAAAGATTCAGAAGAGATCACACAACTTTTACTGGAAAAAGTAACTGCTCATTATGACCAAAAAGAAGAAGAGCTAACGGAAGAGCAAATGCGTGAGTTCGAAAAGGTTGTCCTTCTTCGCGCAGTAGATACAAAATGGATTGACCACATCGATGCAATGGATCAATTACGACAAGGTATCCACCTACGTGCATACGGTCAAAATGATCCTCTTCGTGAGTATCAAAACGAAGGCTTCGGCATGTTTGAAAACATGATTTCATCCATCGAAGACGATGCGACGAAATACGTGTTAAAAGCAGAAATCCGTAACAACCTTCAACGCCAAGAGGTGGCAAAAGGCCAAGCGGTTCACCCAAAAGAGGGAGACGAAGCGAAGGCACCAAAGAAAAAACCAGTGAGAAACGGAATGGAAATCGGCCGTAACGAGCCATGCCCATGTGGATCTGGGAAGAAGTATAAGAATTGTGATTGTGGGTTGTAA
- the prfB gene encoding peptide chain release factor 2 (programmed frameshift): MELSEIRLQIENTAKKLADFRGSLDLEEKEARIAQLDDEMLHPDFWNDQQAAQAVINEANGLKEIVNEFTEMVEAHENLELTYELVKEEGDEDLAQELVPELQELLERMAKYELQLLLSEPYDKNNAILELHPGAGGTESQDWGSMLLRMYTRWAEKKGFKVTTLDYLPGDEAGIKSVTLSIKGHNAYGYLKAEKGVHRLVRISPFDSSGRRHTSFVSCEIMPELDDNSNEIEIRTEDLKVDTYRASGAGGQHINTTDSAVRITHLPTGVVVSCQTERSQIKNREQAMKMLRAKLVQKQIEEQEAKLLEIRGEQKEIGWGSQIRSYVFHPYSMVKDHRTSVESGNVQAVMDGELDAFINGYLRSRIQ; encoded by the exons ATGGAATTATCCGAAATTCGTTTACAGATAGAAAATACAGCTAAGAAATTAGCGGACTTCAGGGGGTCTCTT GACTTAGAAGAGAAAGAAGCGCGCATCGCTCAATTAGACGATGAAATGCTTCACCCGGACTTTTGGAACGACCAACAAGCTGCACAAGCAGTTATTAATGAAGCAAACGGTTTAAAAGAAATCGTGAATGAGTTCACTGAAATGGTAGAAGCTCATGAAAACTTAGAGTTAACATATGAGCTAGTAAAAGAAGAAGGCGATGAGGATCTAGCGCAAGAGTTAGTGCCGGAGTTGCAAGAACTTTTAGAACGTATGGCTAAGTACGAGCTTCAACTACTTTTAAGTGAACCTTATGATAAAAACAATGCCATCCTTGAGTTACACCCAGGTGCTGGTGGTACTGAGTCTCAAGACTGGGGTTCCATGTTACTTCGTATGTACACTCGTTGGGCAGAGAAAAAAGGTTTCAAAGTAACTACGTTGGATTATTTACCTGGTGATGAAGCTGGAATTAAGAGTGTTACGCTTTCGATTAAAGGTCATAATGCGTATGGTTATTTGAAAGCGGAAAAAGGCGTACATCGTCTAGTTCGTATTTCTCCATTTGACTCGTCTGGCCGTCGTCACACATCATTCGTATCATGTGAAATCATGCCGGAGCTAGATGATAATTCAAACGAGATTGAAATTCGTACAGAAGATTTAAAAGTCGATACGTATCGTGCAAGTGGAGCGGGTGGACAGCATATCAATACGACGGACTCCGCTGTTCGTATTACCCATCTACCTACGGGAGTCGTAGTATCGTGTCAGACAGAACGTTCACAGATTAAAAACCGTGAGCAAGCGATGAAAATGCTTCGTGCGAAATTAGTACAAAAGCAAATTGAAGAGCAAGAAGCGAAACTATTAGAAATCCGTGGTGAGCAAAAAGAAATCGGATGGGGTTCTCAAATCCGTTCCTACGTATTCCACCCATACAGCATGGTAAAAGACCATCGTACAAGCGTGGAAAGTGGAAACGTGCAAGCAGTGATGGATGGCGAGCTGGATGCGTTTATCAACGGATATCTTCGTTCTAGAATTCAATAA
- a CDS encoding YitT family protein — MKDYVYIILGAAIVAISFNVFLLPNKVASGGVSGISTILDSVFGWEPAYVQWAFNIPLFVAGIIFLGWQFGLKTAIGTVFLPLVVFLTRDWEPWTLEPLLGALFGGIGVGLGLGTVFRGKASTGGTDLAAQIIAKYTGLTLGACVALIDGLIVLSAAIVFEIEAGLYALIGLYVTSKTIDLVQVGFGRSKMTLIITRKQEEVRDGILNKIDRGVTKLQAYGGYTDDARPILMCVVDQTEFTKLKQLVKNIDSEAFIVVTDASEVLGEGFKRD, encoded by the coding sequence ATGAAAGATTATGTATATATCATTCTCGGTGCCGCAATTGTGGCCATCTCGTTTAACGTTTTCCTTTTACCTAACAAAGTAGCTTCCGGTGGAGTGAGTGGTATTAGTACCATTTTAGACTCGGTATTCGGTTGGGAACCAGCGTACGTCCAGTGGGCGTTTAACATTCCGCTTTTCGTTGCTGGAATTATCTTTTTAGGCTGGCAATTTGGTTTAAAAACTGCTATTGGAACAGTGTTTCTTCCATTAGTAGTATTCTTAACTAGAGATTGGGAGCCATGGACATTAGAGCCGCTACTTGGAGCACTTTTCGGTGGTATTGGTGTTGGTCTAGGTCTTGGCACCGTATTTAGAGGAAAGGCATCCACAGGTGGAACAGATTTAGCAGCGCAGATTATTGCGAAATACACTGGTCTCACACTTGGTGCATGCGTCGCACTAATCGATGGATTAATTGTTTTGTCAGCTGCGATAGTTTTCGAAATTGAAGCAGGACTTTACGCACTTATTGGATTATACGTGACGAGTAAAACAATTGATTTAGTGCAAGTTGGCTTTGGTCGTTCCAAAATGACGTTAATTATTACTAGAAAACAAGAAGAAGTTCGCGATGGGATTTTAAATAAGATTGACCGAGGAGTGACGAAACTCCAAGCATATGGTGGATATACAGATGACGCTCGTCCAATCCTCATGTGTGTGGTTGATCAAACAGAGTTCACGAAGTTGAAACAATTAGTGAAGAACATTGACTCAGAGGCATTCATTGTTGTGACGGACGCATCAGAAGTGCTTGGTGAAGGGTTTAAGAGAGACTAA